In one Poecilia reticulata strain Guanapo linkage group LG8, Guppy_female_1.0+MT, whole genome shotgun sequence genomic region, the following are encoded:
- the LOC108166526 gene encoding dromaiocalcin-1-like yields the protein MCYDEDLVLVKENKTWEEALEHCRTLKEGNRYDLVTLITPDDHNYARERAQHASTEEVWTGLRYLGDEWVWIAGEPVQYPDTPGCPGSRCGVLKKNSSSLFGIRACNQRKNFFCYKEPIGG from the exons ATGTGTTATGATGAGGACCTGGTTCTGGTGAAGGAGAATAAGACGTGGGAGGAGGCGTTGGAGCACTGCAGGACTCTGAAGGAAGGGAACAGATACGACCTGGTGACCCTCATCACCCCGGACGACCACAACTATGCACGAGAGAGAGCTCAACACGCTTCCACTGAGGAG GTGTGGACCGGTCTGCGTTACCTGGGCGACGAGTGGGTCTGGATTGCTGGAGAACCGGTGCAGTACCCGGACACGCCAGGCTGCCCAGGTAGCAGGTGTGGCGTcctgaagaaaaacagcagctccCTGTTTGGGATCAGAGCCTGCAACCAGAGGAAGAACTTCTTCTGCTATAAGGAACCTATTGGCGGCTGA